Sequence from the Polypterus senegalus isolate Bchr_013 chromosome 3, ASM1683550v1, whole genome shotgun sequence genome:
CAAGCCTCGTTGTGTAGGTCATGACactcgctcagggtcacactgaGAGTAGGAAGTGGCAATTGTGCCCACCATTCGAAtgcttttttcatatttcaaCTGATGAGCACTGACCCCCCCAGCTTAATCTTGGGGGTTTGAAGTCCGATGCCTTAACCATGAAACCACACACCCTAGTGGCTAAGGTACAGTAATGCAGCACAAATGTACCAGTTCAAAAGCCCACCCCCCACCACTGAATCTCTGTATTAATGTGGGTGGACAGCTTAACCTGCCAGTTAGTACAATACAGTTCTACTTATctgttatatactgcctttcacatcaatgtattatatagtgccttatctatctatctatctatctatctatctatctatctatctattatatagtgcctttcacatcaatgttttatatattgcctttcacatctatctataaatgtattatatagtgcctttcacatctctcttttATATTGttcccttcacatctatctatcggTTACAGAGAATTTAATTTCTAtctttctatcatatagtgccttgtatatctatatctattatatagtgcctttcacatctatctatttatctatctagtcttttttgtttaaatggcaTTCTTGTAGAAGTTTGTCAGGTTGTGAAAGGATGTGATCGAGGCCTCCACTTACATAATGGATGAAGTGAAACAGATGTATACAAAATGGTGTTTGACAAAAGCAGACAGGCCATATTGTAAAGGTTGAGGTGAATGAATGGCAGTGCTGCTCCAATGTGCCCAGGTGGCATCCCCAAGTTTGTTGCAGCGCTCTCAGAAGCTGCAATACtgactcattttttatttctcttcacccCACATTTCAGGTCCGCTTCCTGGAACAGCAGAATAAAATGCTGGAGACCAAATGGAATCTGCTGCAGGAGCAAAGTGGTGGTGCTGGTGGTGCAAGATCCAACATTGAACCCATGTTTGAGGCCTACATCGCCAACCTGCGCCGCCAGCTGGACACCCTGGGACAGGACAAGATGAGGCTGGAAGCCGACCTCCAGAACATGCAGGGCCTGGTGGAAGACTTCAAGAACAAGTGAGTTCTGCTTCTTTTCCTCACCAGCTCTGCATGCATTGCTACAGTGGAGCTCCCCCTAGGGCTTGTCAAGTGAAAAAACATGCACAACATTTAGAAATTCAATTTGGTGCTCTGCAGACCTAGGAGTAAACGTTACGGCTTCTAGAGGGCTCTAAAAGTTATTAGCTGAGGGCAGTTTGGTGAAATATTAAAGCTGCCATGTCTCATAGATTAGCagaattagacagatagatataaaaggcactatataatatatatgacagatagataggaaaggcactatatgattgatggatagatagatatgaaaggcactatataataggtagatagatagatagatagaatgatatgaaaggcactatataatagatagatagatagatagataaggcactatataatacattgatgtgaaaggcagtatataacatagatagatgtgaaaggcactataatcaATATGTGAACTGATGTTAAAATCCAATATTATAGTAGAAAATAGGAAAaacacatgatagatagatagattgatatgaaaggcaccattacatgattgttagatatttaataaatatacatgAAGTGTTATGATGgatataaatgaaaggcactatataattaataactAGATATGAACAGTgttatatgatagacagataaaaatgaagggcactatataatagatagaaatcaAAGGCACTATTTGATAGCTAGATATGAACAGTGCtgtatgatagatatgaaagacacgaTATtattgtctttcatatctatcatacaTCACTGTTCATATCTAGctatcaaatagtgcctttcatatctttcacTACTTCTATAGTGCCACTTTTCatgactactgtatataatagcataaggcactatacaataaatagatataaaagacagtacagtatatacctaATAGATATAATAAACCCCCATATAATAGGTGGTGCCTTTTAAATATACTGAggtgaaagacacaatataagtagagatagatagatagatagatagacatgaaaggcactatatgatagatggacaaaactttatttgtcccaaggaggAAATTTGTctatttacagaagctctttaaatatttatatatatatatacacccacacacacacacactttggtctaaacacacaccagaatggctaCAATGCAGGAAAATGAAAAGGCCGTCTGTCACCGAATgtgactgcctctgtggtgccTTATTGGTGGCAGGTCCCAAAGCCCAATTCCCTTCTCTTTATGGCGTGAGGTCATGAAGCAGCTACATAACGGGATGCCGAGTTGCGGTGAGACCCCGAGGAAGTCACTTAACCCGCCCAAGACGCCTGTAAACTGCCCTTCTGAACAAACGCACCAGCTCACCTCACCAGCTCACCAGCTCTGCACTGACAAGCCAATCTAAAACACTTTTTCTGTGTTAAGTTCTTGGCATTGTGCTTAAACAGCCTGCCACCATGAGTGGAGATGCCACGCCAAGATGACCGGATGACCACCCCATAATAATTTTTgtgctctgctttttttttttttcctcctgcagATATGAAGATGAAATCAACAAGCGTACTGAATGTGAGAACGACTTTGTCCTCATCAAGAAGGTACGCAGTGGCTTGGCCTCCGTCCTCCGTCATTGACAGTCACAAAGCTAGACAGGAGATGTTTGCTTGTGGGTGGGAATCCGTTGAGCCTAGCAGGGTCCATGAGCTCCTCCCAACGATGTGATGTTGGGGGTCAGGAGACTCAGCAGAGGTGCTCACTCTAGTGGGTGGAAATGAGTGCCGCGTGTCACGTTTTgtcttttcacattttctttatactTTATACTCGCACCTCAATGCTTTCTCTTTGTCTCCACCATGCAGGACGTGGATGAAGCCTACATGAACAAGATCGAGCTTGAGGCCAAACTGGAGAGCCTTACAGATGAAATCAACTTCCTGAGACAGCTCTACGAGGCGGTAGGTGTCTCCTCTCATCGGCCACAAGCTTGGCGTACCCGCCATTTCATGCCACACACGGACACTAGAGGGGCACAGGATGCTGACGTAGAAGCACACACCGGGGTCCAGCTATCTTAGTGCTGGTGTCATTATCACATGCACAGGGGACGGTGAAATTCTTAACTTGCGTGTCTGACCAACATTTACTTTCATCAGTCATCCTGGGCGATGCCCACCTTGAAACAGGAGAAATAAGAACTGAAACCAAAGCTCTGAAGCAACCAGCCTGCACCCTAAATCAAGTCTTTCATGTCACCcacccatccgtccatccattttctaaacctgctcatGCAGCAGCAGGCTGGTATggaagctggagccaattccaaccaactgtccatccatccatccagccaactgtccatccatccatccatccatccattttctaaacgtGCTTATCCTGAGTAGGGTCATAGTGAAGCTACAGCCCTTTccaaccaaccatccatccatccatccatccatccattttctaaatgtgCTTATCTTGAgtagggtcacagggaagctggagccaattccaaccaACTGTTCATCCATCCTTCCAACCAACGGTCTGTCCATccaaccaaccatccatccatccaactaactatccacccatccatccatccatccattttctaaagctgCTCATGCAGCAGCAGGCTGGTATGGAAGCTGCAGCCATTTCCAAccaactgtccatccatccatccaaccaactatccatccaaccaaccatccatccatccatccatccatccattttctaaatgtgCTTATCTTGAgtagggtcacagggaagctggagccaattccaaccaACTGTTCATCCATCCTTCCAACCAACTGTCTGTCCATccaaccaaccatccatccatccaaccaactatccacccattcatccatccattttctaaacctgctcatGCAGCAGGAGGCTGGTATGGAAGCTGGAGCCAGTTCCAAccaactgtccatccatccatccatccaaccatccatccatccatccattttctaaacgtGCTTGTCTtcagcagggtcacagggaagctgcaGCTCATTCCAGCAAGCTACAGTGTCTCAACATTAGTTGAACAAAAATGGCTTCATTTTATCTTCTGCCCTTGACAGGAACTCCAAGAGTTGCAGAACCAAGTCAAAGACACTTCTGTGATTGTGGAAATGGACAACAGCCGAAGCCTGAACATGGACTCGATTGTGGCGGAAGTACGCGCTCAGTATGAGGACATTGCCAACCGCAGTCGGGCAGAGGCAGAGACCTGGTACAAGTCTAAGgtgggtaaaataaataaaaaaaacagctttaggGACACTGGGACAAAAGCCACCATGCTGGCATGCTGCCTACCCTGACTCAAGGCCATAGTTGCGTATGAAGTGTAATTATCTCAGATAATGgtttcagtgtttattttttgtaagccTTGGCAGGTGTCCTATTAGCTCTTAGGCCACTGAATGGCACTTCATTCTTCTCATGATGAcctacttccaaaaaaaaaaaaagtcagattacCAACCCGCCTCTCTTAAGATCAGGACACGAACGGTCGACTTACCCTCAGGCCCTCAGTTTCCCCACCAACCCCAAAAGTCCAAGCTAACTGGTATTTTCCTCCCCTATTCAGTTTGAGGAGATGCAGGCTTCTGCTGGAAAATGCGGTGACGATCTTCGTGCGACCAAGACAGAGATTTCAGATCTGACCAGAATGATCCAGAGGCTCCAGGCTGAGATCGAGTCCCTGAAAGGACAGGTAAGACCCGTATGGTCACCACAAAAGTGTGAGATGTGACGTGAATGATGTACGGGGAGAATGACGGGCATCAAACTTAAGTGCTCACATGTCCAACTCACAAGGCAAGATGGCTCTGCGTGAGCCTGGTGAGCTTGTTGTTATAATGGTGGAAAATCGGCAGCACTGGGGCAGAAAGGCTACGCCGGGCATCAACTAAAGGATCACGATCAGCAATGTATCCATCTGTCactttgtatatagtgccttacacatccatctatctatctatctatctatctatctatctatctatctatctatctatctatctatctatctatctatctatctatctatctatctatctatctatctatctatctatctatctatctcacaatGCAGTATTTATTCTCAAGTTGGCATTTAGTCTCATGACTCAAGTATGGGTGACTTGATTTTTCACCCCAGCCCTGAGCACTTTCCGGTCCTGGCATTCTCTATTTCCAGCTCGCCTGAAGGCCCTCAGGTTGTTTCtgatcagatatatatatatatatatgtgagctCTGCGGTGTGTGACAAAGACAAAGGGAGTCGTCAGCATCTTCCTCCCATCTTCTCTTGCAGAGAGCCAACCTGGAGAGCCAAATCGCAGAAGCAGAGGAACGTGGCGAGCTGGCAGTCAAAGATGCCAAGGCCCGCATTGCTGACCTGGAAGCCGCCCTACAAAAAGCCAAGCAGGACATGGCCAAGCAAGTGCGTGAGTACCAGGACCTGATGAACCTCAAGCTCGCTCTGGACATCGAGATCGCCACCTACAGAAAACTCCTGGAGGGAGAGGAGAGCAGGTGAGTTTAATGGAGTGGTCTTCAGCTGACCGCCATGTAAGGCAGTGGTTCTCGACCTGTGGGAcgggcaaagtaacaaaaagggggtgtaaagatgtgaaaaaaagaaaacaagaatcaaaaatatggaaaaacatctgttgaaaccaaaacaaatgaacttaaactacattctgatactagaacaataaatacagagttagataaatgtcgataaaagttaagtaggtataataaaatatgcatctacatttcaaaaaaatgttagggggctgCGATTAAAACTGGTATGAAAAtcgcaaaaaaaaaaggttgagaaacgctgatgtaaGGTGCCATTCTGTCTCACAAACTCACTCTCAGGGCAGAGTGGGGGCTTTGAGGCTGAGGGgctgcgctggtatccagaaggttgccagttcaaatccctcTTACTGCCAAtggagatcctactctgttggaccCCCTAACCTGCACTTGCTcctggggtgctgtacaatggctgaccctgcgctccgACCCCAAAGGGTATGCAAAAGCTTCACAAATCCCTAACACCAGAAATCGTATAAGATGACATAAAGAACTCCGTTCCTCATTCCTGATTGCACGTGTGCAGTGTGTGGCCACACTAAAACGCATGACAGTCGGCCCTTttcagtgctcttcactgagcacCTGCACAGATTTTATATAACACAGGGCAGCATGGCGGTGCAGTGGTTAGCGTCCCCTGCTTTCTTGGTTTGAACCCCATCCTTGGTTGCTGTCTATATGGAATTtccttggttttcttttttttttatttttatttctttcgaTCCCAAAAGTCATGCTGAGGAGACCCCTGTAACGTTGCACACTACATTCTGCTGCCTTTCCAAAGGTGGCCCATCTTGTAGCTCACGGCGATCCTTCATGTTTGACTGCCCCGTTAACAGCGTACAAGATGACAGGCAGATGACAGATGATTGAGAGATGGCAACAAACACACAAAGTGATGGGTAAAATGAAAATACCGACACATGTCAGGAACTGATTACACTTAAAACTGCACAGACGGACCACCAGAGAATGGGAAGGATTCCGTTACAAAGGAGCACAACATGCTGCCGGCCAGAATGACACATTTGGGAATGTTCTCTCACACGGGAAGCATTTAATATTCTTATTAAATTAAGAGAAATTAAGATGCACCTCACTGGGAGTTACGTGACCACCGAGTAGCAGGAAAGCCTCGCCGATCCAAtggactttcttcttcttcttccattgatttttttctgtgtattcgTACACAGAGCAGACACAACTCAGCTCGGCCTAAAATTGCCCAGAACTTGAATGCCATGTCTCCATTGTGCAGCATTCGTACTGTACAGCCTTCTGAGTAGCTttaagggtcacaggggtcttgaACCTGCGCAAGGTGGGCACACACTTAATCACTTCATTACCAGTTAAGTAACTATGGGAGAAAACCCACTGAGACCCGAGGAGTACAAACACAAGATTACAGAGAAAACCCACTGGGATACGCacagggtgggctataaaacaaGAGGAGACGTCCCATTCTATCTCACCTCTATTGGGGGTCGGTGCCAATGGCTCATTGAAGAGGGGGGCTTCTAGATCGATCTCAAACCTCTGCCTTGCTGTGTGACCCCTGAGTGTGTTACTTACTGAGTGCTAAAAGTAAAAGTGGGAATGGCTGGGGGGGCATCATTCCCGTTCTACTAGTCTGAAActttttcccagtgtctgtgtACGTTTCTCTCTCACCACTGGTTTACGTTCGATTAGGAAACCACTAGGAGCCCAGAACCGCACGTGTCGAGGGTCCAGACACACAGGGGTCCCACAGCATTAaattctaataataaaaataatgaactgCATGGTTAACACTTCTGTTCCTGAGCAGATCGATAACCGGGCCGGTGGTCCTAAATATGCATGGAAAAACTGTAGTAAAGTATCGGGGCTCAACAAAGTGCCTCGGGTGGTATTTGctttagaaaggcgctatattgtttTTATAAGATGGCTCGCGCCGCCGAATTGGGGGGATCGTTCTGGACTTCGAGGCTGACTGAcgtctccttttttattttctttcattttccaggCTGGCTACTGGAATTCAGGCCATCAGCATCTCCAAACAGAGCTCCGCAGGTAAGAGTGCTGCCTCTCCCTACCcacctatctgttatatagtgcctttcatatctatctataatatagcaccttacacatctatctatctatctatctatctatctatctatctatctatctatctatctatctatctatctatctatctatctatctatctatctgtggggTGCCTGGTCTTTTCGTAAGGTCTGAGTAGTGTGATCATTCCAAAGCGAGGGAGTGGGCACCATGCATGGTCCTTCAGAGGCCACAAAGCCCGCCCGCTGCCATCTTTCGAGCCTCCAGGCTGTAAATGCAATCCCTGCTCTCTAATGTCTGATGCCCACTCCTGGCAGCTTTTTGACGTGTGCCACCTTTGCTTCCGTCTTTTCCAGCTCCCTCCTATGGCGGATTCAGTCTTGAGAGTGCCACCCGTGGCTATTCTGGTGGCAGCGGGTTCTCTTCCAGCAGCGGCAGCGGGTTCATGGGCGGCAGCAGCTACGGCTACGCCCGGATACGGAAGCAGTGGAAGCGTGACCTACAGCACCAGCAGCGTCACCAGCAGCTCAAAGCCCAAAAAGAACGTCATCCTTAAAGTGATTGAGGCCCAGGACGGCAGAGTGATATCCGAGTCCTCACAGGTCATCCACGATTAAGCCTCAGTTCCCAGGCAGCTTTGCTCCGCCATCTTGCAGCTACGTTCTTCCACCTattgaagaaaaagaactggGGGGGAGAACTGGGGTGGCATTTCTGGGGCACCCTTCTCTACGCTGACTTCTCCACACGGCCCTGAATTGCTTTTCTTGACGCGTTCTTGAGTTCGATGTTGCGGGTCACTTCTGGATACGAGACTCCTGTTCTCTCGGGCCACACTGTTTTTTCCATTGTAAACACGCTAAGAATGCCCCCACTTTGATGAGACCCCCACCGACCGACATCCCCACCAACTTGTGATATGATGTGTGCCTCCAGAGCCTTGACGCTCTTGGTTTgatcttttattaaggtggggtTGGGGGGCGGGGGGTGTTGCATTGTCTTCCatttatccaaaaccaataaataaactgGACCCACTGGAACGCGCTCTCTATCTCCTgtgttttcttcttcattttttggttttccatCAAACCAGAATTGTGTCTTGGCCTGCCACAAATTACCAGTCCAGCATTCACCAAACAGGAACTGGGAGCACAGGGGGGCTAAGAGACTTGCTGAGGGTTACACAAAGAATTAGGAGAGATCACTGAAAACATCTGGGGCTATAAACACGATGCCATGCTGCCAACTACCCACAAGTCCACTTTTATTTGATCCTTGTGAGCTAAACTGCCATCTGCCTGTCATTAACACCCTGGCACGTGTAAACTCTTAATCCAGGGACCCCCCTTTGCACCCCCTATAATGTCTTCACTGTAAAATGAGATCCTTGCTTTGCAAACATTAATGTTACCCACCGTTTAGACATTTGCTCAGGTGGCACCTTTGGTGTCACTGGGAGCTCACTGGGTCACAGGATTACTGGACCCCAAAACATGCTAGGTGGTGCTGGAGCcgagcctgtcccagctagcacAAGCCCTTTaagggtgccaatccattgcaaAGCACATCCCAAGGCCAAATTAGGACCACCGATCCACCTAagctgcttgtctttggactgtgggaggaaaccaacgcagacatggggagaacaagcaaacaccaggcagggaagacccaggatgcagtgccaccgtgccaccccttctTTGTAACGTgccatttaaaatataaagccaCACAAGAGAGCCAGTCAGACAGCACAAGTGGTCCAATACCCAAAGCGCTCCCcttaaaagcttttttctttccaattcaGGTCCCCTGTAATGAGCTCACACATCCTGCCTGGCACATCTGCAATCAGGACCCCCGTGTGCATCCCCTGTAATGTGTTCACAGTAAAATGAGATCCTTCATTTGCATGCATCTATGTCACCCACCCGTGAGACGTCTGTTCAGGTGGCACTTTTGGTGTCACTGGACGCTCACTGGGTCACAGGATTAGAGGACATTTGCACTCTGAATCCAGGGACCCCCGTTTGTGTCCCCTGTAATGTCTTTACTGTAAGATATGATTCTTACTTTGTATGCATCATTGTCACCCCGTGAGACATTTGCTCAGGTGACACCTTTCGTGTCACTAGGCACTCACTGGGTGCCAGGATTACTGGACATCTGCACACTAAAATCAGGGACCCCCATTTACGTCCAGCATGTGCAACCAAGTGGGACACACCTGACCAATGTCTCTCACAAGTGACAGTCCCACAGGCCAGCAGCAAATGGATAACATTGGCATTACGTTTGACATCTGCCCACCCGCACCAAGCATTTACTGCAGTaccattattacttattttatagtCGTGTCCACCATTACTGCACTATCTCATGAAATGCTTAGCAAGTGGTCCGCAATGATatctcaaaaatataataaaaggcgCATAAAGCACACGTGCCATTGGAGTTCCCGGAGCTCCAGCTTGTGACGTCTCGCCTGCCAAGTCACTGCGTTCACCTGCAGATTTTTAGGGGAGACATCAGGTTGGGGTAAATGGTTATTTAGTTTGTactttttcatgaaaataaaaggaaatctaAACCTATTGGTGGAACCTCTCTGTAACAAACCTGGAAGGAACACACAGCAGAACAATGTAAGAAGAATAGACAAAGGGAATCAAACTGGaactatttaaaatgaattaccTCTGATCCTCTTATTGGTGTGGCCCAGAGAGACACCCTAAAAGAAAACCCCCGGTGTCCTCCCCTGCACTCGCCTCGTCCCCCACCCGTTTGTCCCACACCTTCCCATCTTCCCCCGCGAATCGTCCACAAATCCCCGCCTCCATTTCCGGGTCCGTCCATTCAGGGCCCCGCCCCTTTTCTTCCTTCTAGTGTCAATCATCTCCCTGACATCAGTCCTCTGCTCCACTCACCAGCCTCTCGGCCCCCTAGGGCTTCACACTGGATGGGATGCTGCCATATTAAAGGACTTTGCAAGGGGCCCACGTGAAGTTACTGACTCAGAGACTCGCCTGCTTACTGTGCAGGGATTTCATTTTGGGTTAAGGGGTTGTCAGCTTGGTCCATGGGGTCTGAATTAGGGTTGGAGGTCTTAAGGTTTGGAATATGAATTCATTTAAGTTGTTTGTAAGTCTATATTAAGGATCAAGGTTTGAGTTTTTTATTAGGTTTAGGGTCCTGGAGGTCTGTTGTTTGAGTTGTGTTCTTTAATTTTAGGGTTTTGGAGGTCTAGTTTAAATGTAGTCATTGGGGATTTGATATTAGCTTTAGGGTCTTGAAGGTCTGTTGCATGGGGCGTGTTCTTTAATAGTAGGGATTGGAGTTCTAATTTAAGTTTAGGGGTCTGGGGGGTTGACATTAGGTTTAGGGTCTTTGAAGTCTGTTGTTTGGCAGTGTGTTCTTTAATTTTAGGGGTTTGGTGGTCTGTTTTAAGTTTAGGGATTTTTTGGGGTTTGATATTAGGTTTAGGTTCCTGGAGTTGTGCTGTTTTGTTGGGGTGAGTGTTTTGGTTAAGGGTTTGGGGCTTGCTATTAGGTTTGGAGGTCTATTGTTTGTAGGGGTTTTGAGGTAGTGCTATTAGCTTTAGGGTCTTGAAGGTCTattgcaggggtgcccaatgcgttgatcgcaatcaaccagtagatcgcaaaggtagtgcaggtagatcgcgttgcattcaaattttctttttaaaatgttagtctatcatatatcctccctatgacatttgccacttgattgacatacagggcagccagtctgtgatctcctttcttctaacacactggtcatcccgcacgcaccaTCAAATGCGTGAGCtcctgcaaaactctggctgtgatctagttggccttccaatttatatcgattaAAGaagggatttgaaaaaaaaattgtttggggacggtatgggctggatgtggaattggaaggatttttttctctcacaatgtcacaatcgaagtgcgtttgtctgatctgccaatctatcattgctattccaaagaaggaaaatgtggaaaggcactttgaactgttcataaaactactaaactgacttccttccaaaaccgatctgagaaagagaaaggagagggaactaaaatcgcagttaatcggacagccgtcatttttcacttggctgaattcaaaagctccttgactgcattattcggctctacttatttatgcgaatcagccttttctcacatgaagattattaaatccaaatactgtagtgaccataaatgtattgaattgttattgtgccataaaggttattcagttatgcaaggtacgacaacatatattttatgtataaagtatactcagtatatatatatacagtgatccctcgctatatcgcgcttcgactttcgcggcttcactctatcgcagattttaaatgtaagtacatctaaatatatattacagatttttcgctggttcgcggatttctgcagacaatgggtcttttaatttatgctacacgcttcctcagtttgattgcccagttgatttcatacaagggacgctattggcggatggcttagaagctacccaatcagagcatgtattacatattaactaaaactcctcaatgctataagatatgcctcccgcgcggtgctcgattattttcttgtctctgcctctctctcaccctctctgacattctctgcgcctaacggaggggctgtgagcagaggtgctgtttgcacagaagctgtttgcctagcggATACggacggacgcacctctaagaaatgccgctttatcgtggtgcttccaaaagcacacttattgattttttgatggtttgctttaatctcgctctctctctctctctgacgttctctgcgcctgacggaggagatgtgagcagaggggctgtttgcttagaagatactgacgctcctctaaaaaatgccgaggcaaacttaaaagc
This genomic interval carries:
- the LOC120524912 gene encoding LOW QUALITY PROTEIN: keratin, type II cytoskeletal 8-like (The sequence of the model RefSeq protein was modified relative to this genomic sequence to represent the inferred CDS: deleted 1 base in 1 codon) encodes the protein MSVRYQSQTIQSKQSPRNFSSFSYGGPARGTSISTGFGGSRPSVVRSSYASSVSSARGMGGGAGGAGAGGSAYGFVSSASMGGGQGFGGGQGFGGGYGFGGAGFGGAGFGGPGSLPISAVTVNQSLLAPLNLEIDPNIQVIRSQEKEQIKSLNNRFASFIDKVRFLEQQNKMLETKWNLLQEQSGGAGGARSNIEPMFEAYIANLRRQLDTLGQDKMRLEADLQNMQGLVEDFKNKYEDEINKRTECENDFVLIKKDVDEAYMNKIELEAKLESLTDEINFLRQLYEAELQELQNQVKDTSVIVEMDNSRSLNMDSIVAEVRAQYEDIANRSRAEAETWYKSKFEEMQASAGKCGDDLRATKTEISDLTRMIQRLQAEIESLKGQRANLESQIAEAEERGELAVKDAKARIADLEAALQKAKQDMAKQVREYQDLMNLKLALDIEIATYRKLLEGEESRLATGIQAISISKQSSAAPSYGGFSLESATRGYSGGSGFSSSSGSGFMGGSSYGYAGYGSSGSVTYSTSSVTSSSKPKKNVILKVIEAQDGRVISESSQVIHD